The genomic segment GAGGAGGCGATGGTTGAGCTCATTGATGGAATGGGGGATGAGATAGCATGTATCCTGGTTGAACCTGTGATGGGTAACATTGGGTGCATAGAACCTGAAAACGGCTACCTGAACTTCCTCAGAGATGTAACGAGGGAGAACGACATTCTCCTCATCTTTGATGAGGTCATAACCGGCTTCAGGCTGGCAGCTGGGGGTGCCCAGGAGTACTACCGTGTGAAGCCGGACCTTGTGACGCTGGGAAAGATAGTCGGGGGAGGCTTTCCAATGGGGGCTCTTGCAGGTCCACGAGAGATAATGGAAAACATTGCACCTGCTGGTAGCGTATACCAGGCAGGCACATTCAATGGAAATCCTGTATCTGTAACGGCTGGTCTAGAAACCCTTAAAATACTGGATGACAGACTCTATTCCAGTCTTGAGAGGATGGGTTCCCATCTGAGGGCAGGTTTAAGGGATCTCCTCTCTGACATGGACCTTGAATACCAGGTTACAGGCCCGGCTTCAATGTTCCAGATATACTTCACTGAAGATGAGGTCAGAAACTACGCTGATGCCAGGAAATCAGACACCGAACTCTTCATGAAGTACTTCCATGGACTGCTGGAGAGGGGTGTCTTCATACCACCATCACAGTTTGAGTGCTGTTTCATATCCGCTGCACATGGGATGGATCATATAAATAGTACCCTTGAAAGTGCAGAGGATGTGCTCAGCCATTTA from the Methanothermobacter sp. K4 genome contains:
- the hemL gene encoding glutamate-1-semialdehyde 2,1-aminomutase, which translates into the protein MKSKELFERAQRVLPGGVSSPVRRFEPYPFFAAGGKGCILESVDGKTYIDYCLAYGPLILGHAHPMVVEAVERQIERGTTYGVPSEGEIELAETIIDRVPCAEMVRFMNSGTEATMAAVRLARAYTGRDRIVKFEGSYHGAHDYVLVKPGSGAAAAPDSPGIPEDTVKNTLTTVFNDEEAMVELIDGMGDEIACILVEPVMGNIGCIEPENGYLNFLRDVTRENDILLIFDEVITGFRLAAGGAQEYYRVKPDLVTLGKIVGGGFPMGALAGPREIMENIAPAGSVYQAGTFNGNPVSVTAGLETLKILDDRLYSSLERMGSHLRAGLRDLLSDMDLEYQVTGPASMFQIYFTEDEVRNYADARKSDTELFMKYFHGLLERGVFIPPSQFECCFISAAHGMDHINSTLESAEDVLSHLKN